DNA from Fusarium falciforme chromosome 7, complete sequence:
CGTTTTGACGATGGTTCTGGAGCACCTTGCTGACCATGGCTGAGGCTCATGGTGTGAGCTTAAGATGGTTTGGTAGTCGATGTATCAAGTTGGGTAGGTAACAAAAGCACGCCTATCTTGGCAGTTTCGGCGTGATTTCAGACGCCGCGTTTTGTTTGTGTCCGGATCAATCTTGTCCCATCCCGCTTCGGTTTTAAATGCGGCGGCTAAGAGCTGTTAGTGCTTACACTTTCCAATGATGTGTATCCTAACAACACTTAACATTCCAGACATGCGATGAAGCCATTCAGGTAACAGGAAGAATATCGTGGACTAGACCACACCCAGCCTATCACCTCTGTGGCAGGAGATCTAGTACCTTTCCTCGAACTAAAGGTCAGTTGACTCTAGAACAAGTTACCCCTAGTCATACATGAACGTTAGAATAATGCAATCCCATGTGTGTTCCTCGGCACTAGAACGATTCGTTTGGAAGATGCAGTGTTGTGTAGCTGCTTACTATTGAAGTCTAATGATGATTTTAATTTCTCCCTTTCTCTTTCGCGTCCTTGAATAGCTTGTCCAACACCACCAATCATCTCGCGCCCCGTCTTCGATACCATTCTGCCAGACAGTATCCGAGAGCAATCACGATTCCAAGGCCTGCAAGTCCAACACCCACATACCACGCCCCACGATAACCAAGCAGAATATCTCGACCCCCGTCATTGACATTGTACTCAACAGTACCCGCAAATCCTAAaccgatggagatggagtaATTAACGACGGTATTGACCAGAGAGGCAGCCAACCCCTGGTGCTGTTTGGGCATGGCCCTACTTAAAATGATGGTCCCGGCTGGAAAAGACATGTCCATTCCCCAGGGAAGAATGATGAGGCCGACAAAGGTCTGGGCCCAGTAGGTCTGCTTAATAGGCAGGGTCGAGAAGAGAATACCCCCTACGGTGAAGCAGGTCATTGCTATCAGCATGACGGCCGAAGCAGGTATGCGACTAAGGAGGACACCCGTGGTTAAAGCAGCGCAAAGGCCACTGATGGCAACGACAGTGAACTGAGCTGAAGTGAGGAGCGGTGTCTGCTGACGGAGAATCTCGAGAAAATTCCAGATGTAGAGGACGAAGATTCCAAAGCTTGACCATCCTGCAGCGATACAGCCCAGGGCGAATACCGAGTCCACTTTCAAGACGCCGAAGGGTATGAGTGGGTGACTTACTTTGGTCTCAATGAAATAGAAGAGACCAAAGAGCAATACGCCGAGTATCAGCGTGATGTACGTGTAAGGAACGGTCCATCCAACGGTAGGTCCCTGGTTCCAGGCAAAGTTGAACAGAACGAGCGCTACCACGCCAGTGATGGAACCTAGGGCATCCACACGCATCCAGAtacttgatgatgaaggtgCCCGGTTAAGAGAATGCTGGGAGGAAGGAATAATGAGGAAGCCGGCCAGGGCAAGCGAAAGACAAGCAGCGCACATGACCCAATAAGCCCAGGGCCACCAGACCCTCTGGCTTAGAAGGCTGCTGAATACTGCTCCCAGGACGAATCCCCCGGGTGCAGTGGCGCCAAACATGCTAAACACCATCTCCTGACGCCGGCCTGGCTCGTAGGCATGGCtcaagatggcgatggcgttggGGAGCATGAATGCCGGGCCAATGCCTTGCATGGCTCTACAGAAGTCGAAAAGTATTGGACCACTATAGATGGAAAAGCCGGCGATGAGTGACCAAAGTCCATACCAAACGAAGCCGCCGACAAAGAAGCGCTTGTAACCAAAAACGTCACCCAAGCGTCCGGCAATAAGAATGAAGGTGCCGACGGTTAGGGAGTATGCGGCGGTAAACCAGCTGATCTGTCCGGGATTGTCTATGCCGAAAGAGTCTCCAATGATGTGCATCGGTACAACGCTGAGAGCAAGACCAGCTTGGGTCATGAGCTGGGCGGAACAGACGATGGCAATAAATGCTATCTCGCCAAAAAGTGAATGTGGTGGCTCAAAGTGTTCATCCGAAATCGAATTTCTTGTTGATCCTTCAGCTCTGTTGTCGTTTTCGGAATGGGCCTTTTCGGGGTCCTCGGAGGGACGACCCTGATGTGGTTCAGGCATGTCTAGAGGCTGTCAGACACTTGGTGTGAGGGCGGAGAGAAATAGAGGTGGGAGGCCAGGAAAGGTAGGACAACGGGAACTGTTGAAGTTATGTAGCCATCTTGGGTAGATCAAAGTGCGCCATGTCTTGTATTTATCAGCTTCAAGCCATGTAAAACTCTGTGATAAATAATCCAATCGTGACGTTGTGTCATGGACTACCTATCTCAAAGTTACCCCCGGCTGCTGCGGATCGGCGCGGGAATTGCGGGTGAGCGGATATTGCGGATCTCCTAGTATCTGGAACCCGCAATGACCCGATGACTTTGAGATATATGTTTCGGGGCTTTCTTCTATTGCAACTTCAACGGATAGCCATCATCGGTGCAAACAAAATTGACCCTTCACACCTTAACTTACAACCGCCATGTCTTCGTCACGTCCAACTCTCATGCGCTCCCTTCTCCTCACCAAACCTGAAGGCTCCCTCAAGCCGAGCCTCTCCTTCACTACGAAGCGTCCAGTACCAGTGCCTCCTCCAGGACACTTGCTTGTCAAGGTCCACGCCTCCGCGATTCAACCTTCCGACAGCTTCAATGCCCTCGGTGGCTTCGACTCAACTACATTTCCACGCATTCCCGGGCGAGACTTTTCTGGCGTCGTTGTCGCCTCTGGTGATACTGAGCCCTCTCCGCTTCTGAACTCGACGGTTATCGGCACTTCAGGCTTCACTCACGCTTTTACGGAGGATGGATTTCACGCCGAATATGCTGTTGTGCCTGCTGATGGTGTTACGCCAAAACCATCAGCCCTCACTCATACACAGGCGGCCACCATTGGAGTTCCCTTCACAACAGCAGCTCTCATGGTCAAGCGCTCGGGTGCTGTGAAGGGGGATAAAGCACTTGTCCTGGGCGCTCGAGGTGCTGTTGGCAGTGCAGCTGCAATTatgcttgaggagcttggctgCCAAGTTATTCGAGCCGTCCGCGGCCCTGGAGCCGATGTCGATACCAGCGCTGATCCTGAATTACTCGCGGTGCAAGATTTGACCAGCAAGAAGGGCGTGAATGTTGTCATCGACACAATTGGTGTTCCAGCTCTCACAGCGGCCGCCATCGACGGCGCCCTCGCTCATGGCGGCACACTGGTCTTTATCGCAGCGCCAAAAGGTGGAAGCCCGACGCTGAGACTAAAGATGCGAGACTTTTACCGCGCTGAGAAGAGCCTCATTGGCATCAATTCGGTGTCACACAAGAGCAGTGTGATGGCTGAGCTGCTTCAAAGTCTTGAGCCCATCTTTCAGAGTGGCAAGTGGGAGCAGGCTGGTAATGGTAAATGGAAAGAGGTCACTCTGGAGGAGGCAGagaaggtatatctagaccaTGCACCAGGAGAAAAGTTTGTCATTAAGATGTAGACTAGAGGAGGTCGAAGGGTCGTTGCTTCATCACACTTAGAGACCACGAAGATCGTCATAGGTACACAACATTAGTGGACCTTTAACACTCTATTTCAATATTTCTTCCCTTTATCTTTATAGTCtaatctccttaataataaaccatAGAGCCCTGTTTCATCCCTGTATCTTCTTAGTCCCGTCTATGATAGACTGCGCAAAGGTGCCTCTCACTGCCGCCTTCTCAACTGTCAACAACGACGTGATAGTGCCTCCCTTCGGCGATGAGACATTCTCCCTATACTCTGCCGGCGAGCACTCGCCTTGACGTAGCATCTCGGCCAGTCCCAACATGCTCTGCGCTGCCAGCTCCAAGGCTTCAGGCCTTCGCATGCCTTCCATGACGCAGCCATCCAGAAGTCCGTCCAAAGCGACAGTCATAATGGCCATTGATGAGCCGACTAGCAGAGAGCCAATGTCAAACACTTCTGAAGCCAATACTTTGACTCCCCCGATCTGCTCGAAGATCCAGCGCAAGGTGTCGCTTAGCTCAtcggggagggaggggttATGTTCGATAATGGTCATCGACTGGCGAATTCGCGCTGCGACGTTGGGCATGGCGCGGACAACATAGGGCCTTGGGCTTGCATCGTTGTTGttactaatatagctttcCAGAACTTGTGGTGTTTTCCCGGCGAGAACACTGATCAAGAGCTTTCCGGAGAGTGCCTCTTCCATGCCCTCAGCACCTAGAACGTCTTTGGCCATGTGTGGCTTACagccgaggatgatgatgtcggccTCCTTCATGGCCCAGAGACTTTCGTCGTTGGCCAACACTATTCGTTCCATGTCTTGCTCAAACTGAGACTTGAGGCGATCTCTAGACTCGACCGTCTTTGTGACGACGATGAATCGCGAGATGCGGGGATTGGGGTCTGACCGTGTCGCATCTAGCAGCCCGCTCAGGATGGCAGAGCCCATGTTGCCTACACCATCACATCAGTTTGCTTACCGTTTCTCACTGGTAAGATGACTTACCGCAGCCAACAATGGCCACTGTCTGATTGGATGCCATGGCGATTAACAAGACAGGGTGAAATGACAGCAGGGAATTAAGCTGGGGTGAAACTTTAACTCAGTACCTATATAACTGTACCCCTCGGGAACTTGAGTTGACTGAATGTCCCTAACCCTCACTCGGCTTTTCTTGACTCACCGGCGTCTCGGTAGTTGTATGCTCCGGTCTCGCCAATAAACATGCCCCAAAGTTTCTGCTTGGATGCGGGGTGCAGCAACAGACATTCGTCTTATTGCCCCCGATGTCGGGTTCTCGGCCAATTGAGCCAATAGAAAGCCATCGATTGGCTCATGAGCTGTTGATGGTTTGCATTGATTCGCTGCATATTTCCGTGGCGGGAGTCAAATTTGAGCCTCGCTTCCGCATCGCAAGATCTGCCAGTCTCTGGCTCCCCTGGGTCCCGTCCCTCAACCTCCAGGATGCCCCCTCGCAAGATGTTTACAGGCTGCTGGACATGTCGGTCATGGCGGTTAAAGTGCGATGAAACAAATCCAGAGTGCATCCAATGCCAGTTGAAGGGCATTTCTTGTGGAGGTCATCACACCAGGCTTCAGTGGATGCGTCCAACCTCCATTTATGGCCGCCTGGATAATGACGCACCTGCTAGCCCTCGGCACATGCACAGGCGGGTCTTCTGGCTCGGGTATCTCATCGAGGGCCAGGTTTCAACTACAAACAAAGCACacattatcaacacatcatagcatcgtatcccaatgctaacacagtggctATTGTTGTACAGTATGAACCTTGGTCTAGGTCTCTGCCTATGAACTCAAGCCCCCGACTCCTTGGTTGACACGTTGATCAGCATCGACTTGACAGTCAGATACTCGTCAATACCATGTCGGCCGCCTTCTCTCCCATAGCCACTCTCCTTGACACCACCGAACGGACTCTCACATGCACTGAGTACTCCAACGTTGACACCCACCATTCCAACCTCGAGGGCCTCTGCGACCTGCCACATCCGAGGGGTGCTCTCGGTGCAGATAAAACTGCCGAGTCCGACGTCGCAGTCATTGGCCAGTGCAATAACCTCGTCGGTCGTTTCGAACTTGTACAACCCAACCACTGGTGCAAAGGTCTCTTCTTGAGTCATGAGCATGCCGTGGTCCATGCCTTTGATGATAGTTGGCTCAATAAAGTAGCCATTATGGTCGGTCAGAGGTGCCCCTCCAAGAACCACCTCGGCGCCGCGCATCTTTGCATCTAGATATCATTAGAATTGTCAATGATAGTTGGCTGGTTGCTTAGGTACCTTCAATATGGCTCATTGCCTTGTCAACTGCCCGCTCGTGCGTGAGGGGCCCTATAAAGACATCTGGCTCAGTACCAGGACCGACCTTCAgcgtcttgaccttgtcgacaAGAGCCTTGGCGAATGCATCGTAGATGCGGCTCTGCACAAAGACACGGTTGGCAGTTACGCATGTTTGACCAGAGTTTCTGaacttggccatgatgaaggccTCAATGGCTGTCTCCAGATTGGCATCGTCAAAGACGATAAAGGGACTATTTCCGCCGAGCTCCAAGGATAACTTGGTCAAATTTCCGCTGCACTGGCTCGCGAGTAGTTTTCCAATTCTGGTACTTCCCGTGAAGCTCAGCTTGCGCACGAGCTTGCTGGTACAAAGAGTCTCGCCAACCTCGGCCACCAAGTCGAGGGTGGTAATGACGTTGATGCATCCTTTGGGGAAACCTGCCTCTTGGGCGAGCACAGCTTGAGCCAGGCAACTCAAGGGCGTCTCTCCTGCAGGCTTCCACACGGTTGTACAGCCGGCAGCTAGAGCCGCGCCGCATTTCCGAGTGATCATGGCGATGGGGAAGTTCCAGGGGGCCATGCACGCTGCCACACCAAGAGGTTGCTTGAAGGTCAGGATCCTCTGCTTCGGGTTGGAAGAAGGGATAACCTCGCCATAGGTACGTTCGGCCTCGCCAGCGAACCactccaagaaggaggctgcgTAAGTCACCTCTCCTTTTGCTTCGGCTAGTGTCTTTCCATTCTCGAGGCAGAGGATGAGGGCAAGATCGTCGGCATTTTCCAAGCAGAGGTCGCTCCACTTGCGCAACCATCGCGCACGTTGTCTTGCGGTCGTCTGTTTGTATGATTGAAAGGCCGTATATGCTGACTGGATTGCTTTGAGGGTATCCGCGGATCCCATCTCCGGGACGGATGCGATCTTATCAAGAGTAGCGGGATCAAGGACATCAAAGGTCCTGCCTGAGGTTGCATCTACCCAAGAACCATCGATATAACCCTGAGTTCGGAACAGGTCCTTTCGGGAAATGCTTTCGAGGATCTTAGAGCCCATGGTAGCAAGCTATACCGATGTTTGGTATTGAGGTTGTGAGAAGCGATAGAATACAAAAGActcagaggaggaagattcAGAATTACAAACAATATTTCATTCAACCCTGAATAATTGTTTCTCAACCGTCGACTTTATTTACAATCATCCCTGCGCTTCAGCGGATGAGTCGGCTATTAGTCCGACCAAGTCGGCATTTAGCTGCCGATATCCAGCGAGAGCTAGTGAGACATGCACCTCTGACCGACAGTAAGACGGCGACTTGATCACCTGTGAGGCTCTCATGTTAAGTGGTGGGAGGCCAAATTAGGAAAGCCATCACATCTAACCTGGGATTGGCTTGCCGTCTGTTAGTGACGATGTGACACTAAGCTTGCCACACGCCTCTCATGAAGTAGAAGGTAAAAGGGAAAGGCAATTGACAATGACGACACTCGTTGAGTTGGAACCCCTCATCTGCCCAAACCTAGATCAAATGTTGCGGGGTGGCCTTTGATCTTTGCACTTCAACTCTTAGAGACCTAGAACCGTTTGCGTCGTGTTGATATAGCATGACACTTCAGGGTCTTGATCCGAAACTTTTGAAGCCACTCTCAATAGTCCCATCCTATCACCGATATCGTATCTCGCGATGCCGACTGTCATCGAGAAGCTTGTGAGGGCTGCCACAGACGAGGCTCCCTTCTTCCCTGACGAGCCCGAAGGGCCGACTGTCGTTACTGCAGTCCCGGGAcccaagagcaaggaggCAGTGCGCAAACTTGACAAAGTCTGTGACGCCAGTGCTGCTGTCATTTCGGTAGACTACCACAAGAGCTATGGCAACTATATTGTCGACGTTGACGGCAACGTCATGCTGGACGTGTACGCCCAAATCGCCTCCATCCCGGTGGGATACAACAATCCTACCTTACTCAAAGCTGCAACCTCTCCCATCATGGCTTCCGCGCTGATCAATCGTCCCGCTATGGGTAACTTTCCCCAGAACGATTGGGCCAACATCCTAGAAACAGGAATGCTCAGGGTGGCACCCAAGGGCATGAACCAAGTCTATATGGCGCTTTCCGGAGCAGATGCAAACGAGTTAGCCTACAAGGCTGCCTTCATTTGGAAGCGACAGCAGGAGCGTGGTCAGCGCGATGCAGAGTTTACGCAGGAAGAGCTCGAGAGCACCATGCTTAATCACCAGCCAGGGTCGCCCAACCTTTCCATCATGTCGTTTAAAGCAGCTTTCCATGGTCGTCTCTTCGGCAGTCTGTCAACTACTTACAGCAAGCCGATCCACAAGCTTGATATACCTGCCTTTGACTGGCCTCAGTGCCCGTTTCCAGCCATCAGGTATCCCCTTGAGGATCACGTTGAAGAAAATAAGCGGGAGGAGCAGAAGTGCTTAGAGGAAGCCGAGCAAATCATTCAGAACTATCCTAGCAGGGTCGCAGCTGTCATCGTGGAGCCTATTCAGTCAGAAGGTGGCGATAATCACGCAAGTCCTACCTTCTTTCAGGGCCTCAGGGAGATTACACGACGTCACAAGGTCCTATTGATTGTTGATGAGGTCCAAACTGGCGTCGGGGCGACTGGTCGATTCTGGGCCCACGAACATTGGGACTTGTCCGACCCCCCTGACATGGTCACATTCTCAAAGAAGGCTCAAACAGGCGGGTTCTACTTTGGCAACCCTGATATCAGACCTAACAAACCGTACCGACTATTCAACACCTGGATGGGAGACCCAGCCCGAGCTATCCTCTTTGGCGCCATCATCGACGAGATTGAGCGACTAGACTTGGTGAATAACACGGCTGCTGTTGGCGACTACCTCTACGGCGAGATCGAGAAGCTGGCCACAAAATACCCCGGAAAGTTGACCAATCTGCGAGGCAAGGGAGAGGGGACTTTTATTGCGTTTGATAATCCTCGGCGGGACGAGTTCTTGGCTCTGGCCAAAACCCATGGCATCAATATCGGTGGCTGTGGAGCATCGTCGGTTCGGCTGCGGCCAATGTTGATTTTCCAGAAGCATCATGCAGATATCCTGTTGGGGGTTCTGGATAAGATTGTAAAGGAGCTTTGACTGGATGGGTGAGGATCTGAGGAGGACCCTGATGCATGTACACGATGACTTGATCCAGATATTCAATGCAAACACTGCTGTCTTTGCCCCTTGTCTGTTGCCCATCTTCTCTGTGATATGGACCTGTGTTCCCAGGATGCAGGGGGTGGCGTGGCTTCCGGAGGACTGTGTACGTACAGTGGCTTACACGAAATGGCCTATTTGACAGGCAACCAAGAGGGCGTTAGCTTTGTAACCAAAGTTCCAATCCTGACTGATCAAGCCAGATAGGTAAATTTGGGACGATGACTAGAGGGTTTCTCAGGATCCAAGTGACCCAAGGTAAGCTCACCGTCCATGTCTTCCGGTTCAGTTTCTGCAACTAAACAGACAGGAACTGTGCATGCGGCTGCGCCCGTGAACGTCCAGGGGTATAGTGGAGATGGCATACCCCTGAACGGCTGCGGTGTTCATTTTGGAGGAGCCGGGGTAAAGTGGCACCACGTCAAATGGCAGATAATCTCCGACCAAGTACATGGCATGCCTCAGGAGCCCTCTGTTAAGTAGGTTGCAGAGAGGGACAATCGCAAGATCTTCTCGGATAGACACAGTTATTAATACATGAGCGCATTGAAACGAGATGAGAGTTCCCAGAAGCGTAATAGCACAGGGCCACCGCAGACAGGGATGGCGTTGTTGATAACACAAGCCACAAGAGCAGCGCCAAAGGGATAACACAACCAAGTCGTCCAGCGTATCATCATGTCAGTGTATCATCATGTTGGTGGCTAAACGCTTAGAACCACGCAAGATGCAAAGAAGTATTTGCTCGAAATGTATGTTAGAGATCAACTCTTGCTCGTGTCCAACGTCAACGCGTGCTGCTGCATTCACCAAGGTCCCAAAACCAGCGGTCTAGGGTAGTACCCAACACTCCGGAAAGTCTGACCAGGATGGGTCTTTTTGTTGGGATCCTAGACAGGGGTAGAAATGAATGATCTTCACGAGCGTATCCAGGGTGAGCAATGGCCGGACAATTGGCAATAAACCGACTCTTTATTGAGATGCTTCGGGCCCCGGATATGTCATTCAAGCCCTGACCCACTACCCGTGAGCCAGCTTGCATACGTAGTCACATGGCATTTACATCGGGGTATGATCAAGCCGATTCCCGATGGTAGGGGTCGGTGTAGGTCAGAGAGTGTTCATTCGTCTAGTCACATCAGTTTGGAGCATACACATCACAAAGCTAGCATATGGACCTTTGTCTCGCCAATtaggtatataaaatttGTGGCGAGGTCATGATAGACAAATAGTCTGGTGGTCGAAAGTAAATCACCTCATCTGAATCGACTCTactgctcctcctcagcgTACTCCTCCTGGGGGTACTCCTCGTCGTAGGCCTCGTCATCGACGCCGGCCTCCTGGTACTGCTGGTACTCCGAGATAAGATCGTTCATGTTGGACTCAGCCTCGGTGaattccatctcatccataCCCTCGCCAGTGTACCAATGCAAGAAAGCCTTGCGACGGAACATGGCAGTGAACTGCTCACCAACACGCTTGAAGATCTCCTGGATAGCGGTCGAGTTTCCGACGAAAGTGGACGAGATCTTGAGACCCTTGGGAGGAACAGAGCACAGAGTGGTCTGAACGTTGTTGGGAATCCACTCAACAAAGTAGGCAGAGTTCTTCTGCTGAACGTTGCGCATCTgatcctcaacctccttggcGGAAACGCGACCGCGGAAGATGGCCGAGCAGGTGAGGTAACGGCCGTTGCGGAAATCGGAACCGGCCATCATGTTCTTGGGATCGAAGAGCTGCTGGGTGAGCTCGGGGACGGAGACAGCGCTGAAGGCGTGCGAGCCACGGCCAGTGAGAGGAGCGAAGCCAACCATGAAGAAATGGAGACGAGGGAAGGGGACCTGGAAAAGGAAATCAGTCAACAACATGCATCTTTGATCAATCGAGTTGCATAGACTTACCATGTTGACGGCCATCTTGCGCAGGTCGGAGTTGAGCTGTCCGGGGAAGCGCAGAGATGTGGAAACGCCAGACATGACGGTGGAAACGAGGTGGTTAAGATCACCGTAGGCAGGGTTGGCCAGCTTGAGAGTACGCTTGCAGATCTCGTACAGAGCCTCGTTATCGATACAGAAGGTCTCGTCCGAGTTTTCGACCAGCTGATGGACGGAAAGAGTAGCGTTGTAGGGCTCAACGACGGTATCGGACACCTTGGGCGAAGGGGCGACACTGAAGGTAGCCATCATACGATCGGGGAACTCTGGAGAGGTGATTAGCAGATGGAACTGCGTGTCATGTCAGTGATTGAGCTCTTACCCTCACGGATCTTGGAGATCAGAAGTGTGCCCATGCCGGAACCGGTACCACCACCGAGAGAGTGAGAGATCTGGAAGCCCTGGAGAGCATCACAGCCCTCGGCCTCACGACGAACGACATCAAGGACCTGGTCAACCAGCTCAGCACCCTCGGTGTAATGGCCCTTGGCCCAGTTGTTGCCGGCGCTCGATTGTCCAAACACAAAGTTGTCGGGTCGGAAGAACTGTCCGTAGGGACCGGAGCGGACAGTGTCCATGGTGCCGGGTTCCAGGTCGACGAGAACGGCTCGGGGAACATACTTGTTGCTGGATGCCTGTGGGAAGCTCGATCAGAGACCGAGACACGGATTGAGTTGGATCATGTCACGCGATGTCGTGTGTACCTCGTTGAAATAGACATTGATACGGTCCAGCTGGACGTGGTCGTTACCGTTGTATCTGGTCTAAGCGTGagaagaggacgacgagacgGTCGGTTCGAGAGGGTTGCCTACACGCCGTTGGTGTCGAGGCCGTGCTCGCCCGCAATCGTCTGCCAGAAGGCAGAACCGACTTGGTTACCCTGCGAAGGTTAGGTTAGCAACAGAGCGACACAAAGGTGGCACCATGGAAAGGGGCAGATAAATACGTACACATTGGCCGACCTGGAGG
Protein-coding regions in this window:
- a CDS encoding PKS-ER domain-containing protein, giving the protein MSSSRPTLMRSLLLTKPEGSLKPSLSFTTKRPVPVPPPGHLLVKVHASAIQPSDSFNALGGFDSTTFPRIPGRDFSGVVVASGDTEPSPLLNSTVIGTSGFTHAFTEDGFHAEYAVVPADGVTPKPSALTHTQAATIGVPFTTAALMVKRSGAVKGDKALVLGARGAVGSAAAIMLEELGCQVIRAVRGPGADVDTSADPELLAVQDLTSKKGVNVVIDTIGVPALTAAAIDGALAHGGTLVFIAAPKGGSPTLRLKMRDFYRAEKSLIGINSVSHKSSVMAELLQSLEPIFQSGKWEQAGNGKWKEVTLEEAEKVYLDHAPGEKFVIKM
- a CDS encoding beta-tubulin family protein encodes the protein MREIVHLQVGQCGNQVGSAFWQTIAGEHGLDTNGVYNGNDHVQLDRINVYFNEASSNKYVPRAVLVDLEPGTMDTVRSGPYGQFFRPDNFVFGQSSAGNNWAKGHYTEGAELVDQVLDVVRREAEGCDALQGFQISHSLGGGTGSGMGTLLISKIREEFPDRMMATFSVAPSPKVSDTVVEPYNATLSVHQLVENSDETFCIDNEALYEICKRTLKLANPAYGDLNHLVSTVMSGVSTSLRFPGQLNSDLRKMAVNMVPFPRLHFFMVGFAPLTGRGSHAFSAVSVPELTQQLFDPKNMMAGSDFRNGRYLTCSAIFRGRVSAKEVEDQMRNVQQKNSAYFVEWIPNNVQTTLCSVPPKGLKISSTFVGNSTAIQEIFKRVGEQFTAMFRRKAFLHWYTGEGMDEMEFTEAESNMNDLISEYQQYQEAGVDDEAYDEEYPQEEYAEEEQ
- a CDS encoding 4-aminobutyrate aminotransferase, with amino-acid sequence MPTVIEKLVRAATDEAPFFPDEPEGPTVVTAVPGPKSKEAVRKLDKVCDASAAVISVDYHKSYGNYIVDVDGNVMLDVYAQIASIPVGYNNPTLLKAATSPIMASALINRPAMGNFPQNDWANILETGMLRVAPKGMNQVYMALSGADANELAYKAAFIWKRQQERGQRDAEFTQEELESTMLNHQPGSPNLSIMSFKAAFHGRLFGSLSTTYSKPIHKLDIPAFDWPQCPFPAIRYPLEDHVEENKREEQKCLEEAEQIIQNYPSRVAAVIVEPIQSEGGDNHASPTFFQGLREITRRHKVLLIVDEVQTGVGATGRFWAHEHWDLSDPPDMVTFSKKAQTGGFYFGNPDIRPNKPYRLFNTWMGDPARAILFGAIIDEIERLDLVNNTAAVGDYLYGEIEKLATKYPGKLTNLRGKGEGTFIAFDNPRRDEFLALAKTHGINIGGCGASSVRLRPMLIFQKHHADILLGVLDKIVKEL
- a CDS encoding Drug resistance protein, with the translated sequence MPEPHQGRPSEDPEKAHSENDNRAEGSTRNSISDEHFEPPHSLFGEIAFIAIVCSAQLMTQAGLALSVVPMHIIGDSFGIDNPGQISWFTAAYSLTVGTFILIAGRLGDVFGYKRFFVGGFVWYGLWSLIAGFSIYSGPILFDFCRAMQGIGPAFMLPNAIAILSHAYEPGRRQEMVFSMFGATAPGGFVLGAVFSSLLSQRVWWPWAYWVMCAACLSLALAGFLIIPSSQHSLNRAPSSSSIWMRVDALGSITGVVALVLFNFAWNQGPTVGWTVPYTYITLILGVLLFGLFYFIETKVSHPLIPFGVLKVDSVFALGCIAAGWSSFGIFVLYIWNFLEILRQQTPLLTSAQFTVVAISGLCAALTTGVLLSRIPASAVMLIAMTCFTVGGILFSTLPIKQTYWAQTFVGLIILPWGMDMSFPAGTIILSRAMPKQHQGLAASLVNTVVNYSISIGLGFAGTVEYNVNDGGRDILLGYRGAWYVGVGLAGLGIVIALGYCLAEWYRRRGAR
- a CDS encoding Aldedh domain-containing protein, giving the protein MGSKILESISRKDLFRTQGYIDGSWVDATSGRTFDVLDPATLDKIASVPEMGSADTLKAIQSAYTAFQSYKQTTARQRARWLRKWSDLCLENADDLALILCLENGKTLAEAKGEVTYAASFLEWFAGEAERTYGEVIPSSNPKQRILTFKQPLGVAACMAPWNFPIAMITRKCGAALAAGCTTVWKPAGETPLSCLAQAVLAQEAGFPKGCINVITTLDLVAEVGETLCTSKLVRKLSFTGSTRIGKLLASQCSGNLTKLSLELGGNSPFIVFDDANLETAIEAFIMAKFRNSGQTCVTANRVFVQSRIYDAFAKALVDKVKTLKVGPGTEPDVFIGPLTHERAVDKAMSHIEDAKMRGAEVVLGGAPLTDHNGYFIEPTIIKGMDHGMLMTQEETFAPVVGLYKFETTDEVIALANDCDVGLGSFICTESTPRMWQVAEALEVGMVGVNVGVLSACESPFGGVKESGYGREGGRHGIDEYLTVKSMLINVSTKESGA